The following are encoded in a window of Microcaecilia unicolor chromosome 14, aMicUni1.1, whole genome shotgun sequence genomic DNA:
- the LOC115457920 gene encoding von Willebrand factor A domain-containing protein 5A-like isoform X3, whose product MDPCCGLLTVSKIPVPLKGISVDVQVKGFVADVSATLKYKNEEQNPLEAVFVFPMDADSAVYSFEALVDGKRIVAEIQEKKEAHQIYDDALTLGQEAFLLEEDDSSGDIFSCSVGNLPPGQEAEVTLAFVRELSVEADGAMRFMLPAVLNPRYTPKDQKKQSVTASIPRASKGSLPYTLELSVSLQSLYRISRVESNCSLTPLQYTKDDKTTAQVFLSPGHRFDRDMELLIYYQDANTPSVSVEGRMPSAEADSLMSKAAMMLSFYPHFPEAEEQSHCGEFIFLIDRSGSMEFNVGNVQNSPRRIDSAKETLLLLLKSLPLGCYFNIFGFGSTFDSFFPESVEYTQKAMDSALEKVKMMSADLGGTEILEPLKYIYSTAGKSGHPRQLFVFTDGDVGNTNQVIAEVTRNADNHRCFVFGIGEGASTALIKGISQAASGTAEFITGKERMQSKALRSLKAALQPAVNNIALRWTLPLGLEAAVVSQLPSAIFTGQRSIVYALLKGKMEETAQGTVFLEYTFKDETFQNQLQFPLQSEKTSSSSDRLLLYESGSPARLQII is encoded by the exons ATGGATCCTTGCTGTGGGCTCCTCACTGTCTCCAAGATTCCAG TTCCTCTCAAGGGTATCTCGGTGGACGTACAAGTGAAAGGTTTTGTTGCTGACGTCTCGGCCACTCTAAAATACAAGAATGAGGAACAGAATCCCTTGGAAGCCGTTTTCGTCTTCCCCATGGATGCTGACTCGGCCGTCTACAGCTTCGAAGCCCTGGTGGATGGGAAGAGGATCGTAGCTGAGATTCAGGAGAAGAAGGAG GCCCATCAGATCTATGATGACGCCCTCACCCTGGGGCAGGAGGCCTTCCTGCTGGAGGAGGATGACAGCTCTGGCGACATCTTCAGCTGCAGTGTGGGGAACTTGCCCCCGGGCCAGGAGGCTGAGGTCACCTTGGCATTTGTCCGGGAGCTGTCTGTGGAGGCTGACGGGGCAATGCGGTTCATGTTACCAGCGGTGCTGAACCCTAGGTACACTCCAAAAG ATCAGAAGAAACAAAGTGTGACCGCCAGCATCCCTCGGGCCTCTAAGGGGAGTCTTCCCTACACTCTGGAACTATCAGTGAGTCTCCAGTCTCTATATCGCATCTCCCGGGTGGAATCTAACTGCAGCCTCACCCCCCTGCAGTACACAAAGGATGACAAGACCACAGCGCAG GTCTTTCTAAGTCCCGGGCACCGGTTTGATCGGGATATGGAGCTGTTGATTTACTATCAGGACGCAAACACACCTAGTGTTAGTGTGGAGGGAAGAATGCCCAGTGCTGAAGCAG ATTCCCTGATGTCGAAGGCAGCCATGATGCTGAGTTTCTACCCGCATTTCCCCGAGGCTGAGGAGCAGTCTCACTGTGGGGAGTTCATCTTCCTCATAGATCGTTCTGGAAGCATGGAGTTCAATGTGGGCAATGTGCAGAACTCTCCTAGACGCATTGACAGTGCCAAG GAGACACTCCTTCTGCTGTTGAAGAGTTTACCACTTGGCTGCTACTTCAACATTTTTGGCTTCGGTTCTACCTTTGACTCATTTTTCCC GGAGAGCGTGGAGTATACCCAAAAGGCCATGGACTCAGCCCTGGAAAAAGTGAAGATGATGTCTGCTGACCTTGGAGGCACTGAAATCTTAGAACCTCTGAAATATATCTACAGTACAGCTGGTAAATCAGGGCACCCCAGACAG ctcttcgttttcactGATGGAGACGTCGGGAACACCAACCAAGTGATTGCAGAAGTTACACGGAATGCTGACAACCACCG ATGCTTTGTCTTTGGGATTGGGGAAGGGGCTTCCACAGCTCTCATCAAGGGCATTTCTCAAGCAGCCAGTGGTACTGCAGAATTCATCACAGGGAAGGAGCGAATGCAGTCCAAG GCCCTGCGGTCTCTGAAGGCCGCGCTTCAACCAGCGGTGAATAACATCGCTCTTAGGTGGACTCTCCCGCTTGGCCTGGAGGCTGCCGTGGTTTCTCAACTCCCCAGTGCAATCTTCACGGGTCAGAGGTCAATTGTCTACGCTCTGTTGAAGGGAAAG ATGGAGGAGACAGCTCAGGGAACAGTCTTTCTGGAGTACACTTTCAAGGATGAAACTTTTCAGAACCAGCTGCAGTTCCCTCTCCAGTCAGAGAAAACCTCCAG
- the LOC115457920 gene encoding von Willebrand factor A domain-containing protein 5A-like isoform X4, with amino-acid sequence MDPCCGLLTVSKIPVPLKGISVDVQVKGFVADVSATLKYKNEEQNPLEAVFVFPMDADSAVYSFEALVDGKRIVAEIQEKKEAHQIYDDALTLGQEAFLLEEDDSSGDIFSCSVGNLPPGQEAEVTLAFVRELSVEADGAMRFMLPAVLNPRYTPKDQKKQSVTASIPRASKGSLPYTLELSVSLQSLYRISRVESNCSLTPLQYTKDDKTTAQVFLSPGHRFDRDMELLIYYQDANTPSVSVEGRMPSAEADSLMSKAAMMLSFYPHFPEAEEQSHCGEFIFLIDRSGSMEFNVGNVQNSPRRIDSAKETLLLLLKSLPLGCYFNIFGFGSTFDSFFPESVEYTQKAMDSALEKVKMMSADLGGTEILEPLKYIYSTAGKSGHPRQLFVFTDGDVGNTNQVIAEVTRNADNHRPCGL; translated from the exons ATGGATCCTTGCTGTGGGCTCCTCACTGTCTCCAAGATTCCAG TTCCTCTCAAGGGTATCTCGGTGGACGTACAAGTGAAAGGTTTTGTTGCTGACGTCTCGGCCACTCTAAAATACAAGAATGAGGAACAGAATCCCTTGGAAGCCGTTTTCGTCTTCCCCATGGATGCTGACTCGGCCGTCTACAGCTTCGAAGCCCTGGTGGATGGGAAGAGGATCGTAGCTGAGATTCAGGAGAAGAAGGAG GCCCATCAGATCTATGATGACGCCCTCACCCTGGGGCAGGAGGCCTTCCTGCTGGAGGAGGATGACAGCTCTGGCGACATCTTCAGCTGCAGTGTGGGGAACTTGCCCCCGGGCCAGGAGGCTGAGGTCACCTTGGCATTTGTCCGGGAGCTGTCTGTGGAGGCTGACGGGGCAATGCGGTTCATGTTACCAGCGGTGCTGAACCCTAGGTACACTCCAAAAG ATCAGAAGAAACAAAGTGTGACCGCCAGCATCCCTCGGGCCTCTAAGGGGAGTCTTCCCTACACTCTGGAACTATCAGTGAGTCTCCAGTCTCTATATCGCATCTCCCGGGTGGAATCTAACTGCAGCCTCACCCCCCTGCAGTACACAAAGGATGACAAGACCACAGCGCAG GTCTTTCTAAGTCCCGGGCACCGGTTTGATCGGGATATGGAGCTGTTGATTTACTATCAGGACGCAAACACACCTAGTGTTAGTGTGGAGGGAAGAATGCCCAGTGCTGAAGCAG ATTCCCTGATGTCGAAGGCAGCCATGATGCTGAGTTTCTACCCGCATTTCCCCGAGGCTGAGGAGCAGTCTCACTGTGGGGAGTTCATCTTCCTCATAGATCGTTCTGGAAGCATGGAGTTCAATGTGGGCAATGTGCAGAACTCTCCTAGACGCATTGACAGTGCCAAG GAGACACTCCTTCTGCTGTTGAAGAGTTTACCACTTGGCTGCTACTTCAACATTTTTGGCTTCGGTTCTACCTTTGACTCATTTTTCCC GGAGAGCGTGGAGTATACCCAAAAGGCCATGGACTCAGCCCTGGAAAAAGTGAAGATGATGTCTGCTGACCTTGGAGGCACTGAAATCTTAGAACCTCTGAAATATATCTACAGTACAGCTGGTAAATCAGGGCACCCCAGACAG ctcttcgttttcactGATGGAGACGTCGGGAACACCAACCAAGTGATTGCAGAAGTTACACGGAATGCTGACAACCACCG GCCCTGCGGTCTCTGA
- the LOC115457924 gene encoding LOW QUALITY PROTEIN: von Willebrand factor A domain-containing protein 5A-like (The sequence of the model RefSeq protein was modified relative to this genomic sequence to represent the inferred CDS: inserted 1 base in 1 codon), whose protein sequence is MNLDCCGLLTASKHPVPLKGISVDVQVKGFVADVSATLKYKNEEQNPLEAVFVFPXDADSAIYSFEALVDGKRIVAEIQEKQKAHQTYEDALTQGQEAFLLEEDESSGDIFSCNVGNLPPGQEAEVLLAFVQELPVEADGAVRFVLPAVLNPRYTPQHMGTESVTVGVPQAPKGTPLYTMELSASFHSPHGISRVKSNCSLTPLQYTKDDKTTAQISLGPGHQFDRDVELLIYYEEVNKPNVGVEAGLPGTEAGSLMSETALMLSFYPRFPEAEEQCRCGEFIFLVDRSGSMECQMDDRAWKRNDTSPRRIESAKETLTLLLKSLPLGCYFNIYGFGSSFEFFFPESVEYTQQTMDSALQKVKKMSADLGGTEILEPLKDIYGKAGKPGHPRQLFVFTDGEVVNTKEVIAKVSQNADNHRCFGFGIGEGASTALIKGISHAAGGTAEFITGKERMQPKALRSLKASLQPAVKDVSLQWTLPPGLEATLVSPLPGAIFRGQKSIVYALLKGKTDETAQGTVSLEYTFKDETFKNQLQFSLQSEETSRATVHRLAAKSLIADLERTLDSDSEEVKKRILENSLQSGVISSLTAYVAVNKDLNQPVQGPLIRRNIPLRGLGFRPDAVIRIEHNNRVFGSGMIAMMQCSSPMFANSSLSYGSPAASHLSSSMTTNSSRHVAQGASSGSPSRSCTARAGMAAKMSHQAKKEKHVIRIESPLLKLISLQNADGSWTLSSSLASVLGKSEAKLKAKIPSPGLDLAVWATVLAVIWLHASAAEQREEWELLEGKAVDWVKKGAGAALGDCVRAGNALLKASADPAVFGL, encoded by the exons TTCCTCTCAAGGGTATCTCGGTGGACGTACAAGTGAAGGGTTTTGTTGCTGACGTCTCGGCCACTCTAAAATACAAGAATGAGGAACAGAATCCCCTGGAAGCCGTTTTCGTCTTCC TGGATGCTGACTCGGCCATCTACAGCTTCGAGGCCCTGGTGGACGGGAAGAGGATCGTAGCTGAGATTCAGGAGAAGCAGAAG gctcatcAGACCTATGAAGACGCCCTCACCCAGGGGCAGGAGGCCTTTCTGCTGGAGGAGGATGAGAGCTCTGGTGACATCTTCAGCTGCAACGTGGGGAACTTGCCCCCGGGCCAGGAGGCTGAGGTCCTGTTAGCGTTTgtccaggagctgcctgtggagGCTGACGGGGCAGTGCGGTTCGTCTTACCAGCGGTGCTGAACCCAAGATACACTCCACAAC ATATGGGGACAGAGAGCGTGACTGTTGGTGTCCCTCAGGCTCCTAAAGGGACCCCCCTATACACAATGGAACTATCAGCAAGTTTTCACTCTCCACATGGCATCTCCCGGGTGAAGTCCAACTGCAGCCTCACCCCTCTACAGTACACGAAGGATGACAAGACCACAGCCCAG ATCTCCCTGGGCCCTGGGCACCAGTTTGATCGTGATGTGGAGCTGCTGATTTACTATGAGGAGGTGAACAAACCCAATGTCGGTGTGGAGGCGGGACTACCTGGCACAGAAGCAg GTTCCCTGATGTCAGAGACTGCCCTGATGCTGAGTTTCTACCCACGTTTCCCTGAGGCTGAGGAGCAGTGTCGGTGTGGGGAGTTCATCTTCCTTGTGGATCGTTCCGGAAGCATGGAGTGCCAGATGGACGACAGAGCGTGGAAGAGAAATGACACCTCACCCAGGCGCATCGAGAGCGCCAAG GAGACGCTGACGTTGCTGTTGAAGAGTTTACCCCTTGGCTGCTACTTTAACATCTATGGATTTGGCTCCAGTTTTGAATTCTTCTTCCC GGAGAGCGTGGAGTACACCCAACAAACCATGGACTCTGCCTTGCAGAAAGTGAAGAAGATGTCTGCCGACCTTGGAGGTACCGAAATCTTAGAGCCCCTGAAAGACATTTATGGCAAAGCTGGTAAACCGGGGCATCCCCGACAG CTCTTTGTTTTCACTGATGGAGAGGTTGTGAACACCAAAGAAGTGATTGCAAAAGTTAGCCAGAATGCCGACAACCACCG ATGCTTCGGCTTTGGGATCGGGGAGGGGGCCTCCACAGCGCTCATCAAGGGCATCTCTCATGCGGCCGGTGGCACTGCAGAATTCATCACAGGCAAGGAGCGAATGCAGCCCAAG GCCCTGCGGTCTCTGAAGGCCTCACTACAGCCAGCGGTAAAAGACGTCTCCCTGCAGTGGACCCTCCCTCCTGGCCTGGAGGCTACCTTGGTCTCTCCACTTCCTGGTGCCATCTTCAGGGGTCAGAAGTCAATCGTCTACGCTCTGTTGAAGGGAAAG ACGGATGAGACAGCTCAGGGAACAGTCTCTCTGGAATACACTTTTAAGGATGAAACTTTTAAAAACCAGCTGCAGTTCTCTCTCCAGTCAGAGGAAACCTCCAG GGCCACCGTCCATCGGCTGGCGGCGAAGTCCCTGATTGCCGACCTGGAGCGCACTCTCGACAGTGACTCTGAGGAGGTGAAGAAGAGGATCCTGGAGAACAGCCTTCAGTCTGGGGTCATCTCCTCTCTCACCGCCTACGTAGCTGTGAACAAGGACTTAAACCAGCCGGTCCAAGGGCCGCTGATCCGCAGGAATATTCCATTACGAGGATTGGGTTTCAGGCCTG atgcggtgatcagaattgaacacaataatcgaG TATTCGGATCTGGAATGATAGCCATGATGCAATGTTCCTCTCCAATGTTCGCAAACAGCAGCCTTTCTTACGGATCCCCGGCCGCGTCGCACTTGAGCTCTTCAATGACCACAAACAGCAGCCGTCATGTAGCTCAAGGTGCCAGTTCTGGATCCCCGTCGAGATCGTGCACGGCTAGAGCAGGAATGGCAGCTAAGATGTCTCACCAGGCCAAAAAGGAGAAACACG TAATAAGAATAGAGTCTCCCCTCCTGAAACTCATCTCACTGCAGAACGCGGACGGCTCCTGGACCCTAAGCTCCTCTCTGGCTTCTGTCTTAGGAAAGTCAGAGGCCAAGCTCAAAGCCAAGATCCCCAGCCCG GGTCTGGACCTCGCAGTGTGGGCCACGGTTTTGGCCGTGatctggctgcatgcctctgcgGCAGAGCAACGGGAGGAGTGGGAGCTGCTGGAGGGGAAGGCGGTGGACTGGGTGAAGAAGGGAGCAG GAGCTGCACTCGGTGACTGCGTCAGAGCTGGCAACGCTCTTCTGAAGGCATCAGCAGATCCTGCGGTATTTGGCCTGTGA